From the genome of Pan troglodytes isolate AG18354 chromosome 16, NHGRI_mPanTro3-v2.0_pri, whole genome shotgun sequence:
GATGGACAAGTAAGACCCAGTCCCCAAACTCCAGGGATCCCCACCAGCGCTTTCAGTGCATTTTAAAGACAGCATTAGGGCCAGGCGccgtgcctcacgcctataatcccatcactttgggaggttgacctgaggtcaggagttcgagaccagcctggccaacatggtgaaaccccgtctctatcaaaaatataaaaattagttgggcagggTGACgcgagcctgcagtcccagctactcaggaggctgaagcaggagaatcacttgaacctgggagacggaggttgcagtgagcccagattgcaccactgcactccagcctgggctgcagagcgagactccatcttaaaaaaaaaagacagtatttGCAGGGGGCTACCAACATTGCTGACATCACATGTCCAGCCCTGCAGAGACTTTGCCTGACtctcctttccagcctctgggcctttgctccTGCTGTTGCCCTGTTGCTCCCCTGCCCAGTCCCACCCATCCCTCAAGGCCTGCCTGAAATGTCACCTCCCTCAGAAAGCTGTCACCTCCACTCCCCTATTGCTCATCCTGCGTCAGGTAAGGTGCTGGGGGTGCTGCATGCCCCCAGAAGCTGCACAGGGCAGGGGTTTGGGAAACAAAGGAAAATCAAGGCAAGGCCAGCTTCCTGTAGCCCCTCTGTGGTTACCAGTGGGCAGGTACAGCCCCCAAGGGGTGCAAGTTTGAATCCTCACCTCCCTGCCTCACCCCCGGTTGTCACAAACCAAAAATGCTGTGGTTTTCCTGtcagagagatttaaaaaatttttttcatggtCTCTCTTCCTCTGAACTCAGAGAGAATGACGACATTGCTGAGGATATTGGCGGGAGAGAGCCAGGCCCTGTTCCTGTCAGATGTCCCCTGACGCTGGCTCATCGTGGGCACAGCCTCAGCACAGGGAGCCGAGAGGGCTACTCCTGTCAGCTGGTGGGCAGACAGCAGGGACAGTGGGGTCAGAGCAGGAAACACACTGGAAATCTGGACTGTATTTGAGCACAGAATTTCAGACTGAGCTTCCTGAGAGCCGAGTCAAAAAGGGCAATGGGATGAGTTGCACATGAAGGCACTGGTGACAGATGGCAGTAGGCAGAGGCCTGTGCAGGACCCTGTCTTCAACATGCGATGGAGACACAGTAGAGGTGCTCAGGGAGATCTTGACAGTTTCCCTGCACAGACGGTGGGAGGAAGCAGGAATTTCATGGGGCAGAGAATGACTTTATGTGGCCCCCAGATCCTCCCCAAGATCAGAGCTCAAGGCTGTTCACTTTGGGGGTTCTGGGGCAAAGCTGGGCTCCTCCTCTCATCCACAGAGCTGAGGCTGCCTCCTTGAAATTTTATCTGGGGCCAAGAAAGGGAGGAGTGTTCTGGGCCTTGTTGTGTGAGCTGAACTAGGGTGGCCTGATGGTTCCAGCAATGGGGACAGGGGACCTGGGGCAGGAAGGCCTGCAGCCCAGGGGACAGGAAGAGGGGCCTGGAGGGGCCAAAGCCTGCTTGCCCAGGTACCCCAGACAGAGGTAGCACCAGTATCTATGCAGTACCCAAGGCCTAGCCAGGTCATGGGGACAAATGGGAGTTCAAGGTGAGCACAGACCATCACTGTCAAGACTGTCCCAGGGGTGGGACAGAGGCTGAATGTCCACCTGGCAGTGCTGTACGTTCAGGCAGGCTCCCAGCTTTCAGATGGGGGCTGGGAAAAGGGCCAGCAGCTCCCAGAACCTGCGATTCCTTACAGCACCCCTCAGCCTGAGACCATGAACCGGGGTGGCCCACAGGTGGGTTTGGGGTTGAGAAAATTTAGATTATGAGCCTGGGGACAATGAGGAGGAGAGCCAGGCATTGCCCCTGTCCTCAAGGGCTCATGGTTCAGCTGCGTGACAGACATCCGCTGGGCCAGCCCAAAGTGACATCAGTGCTCAGAAAGGACAAAAGAGGATGCCAGGCAAAGATGCAGCAATGGAGAtgggcatgtgcaaaggccctgaggcaagaTGGAGCCTGGCACCTGGAAGCAACGGGCGGAGGGGCAGAGAGCAGGGCTGacaggtgggaggtggaggtggtgcgGCAGGGGCTGCAGCGGTGGTGGCAGCTAGCGTAGGACAGTCATAAGATTTAGGAGATAAAATAGAAGGTGGCGGCAAGGAAGGGAGAGGACAGAGCCTGGTGTGACTCCTGGGTTTCTGGTGTGTATAGCTGGTGGACAGTGGTGTCTTTGCCAAGAGGGGAGCCCTGGAAGAGGAGAGGTTTGCAGGGCAGGTGCTGAGTCCGGTTTTGGACACGCTGAATTTGAGGTATCTGTCAGATATGAGACCCAAAAGGTGAGGGCGGGGAAGTGGATGTGCaggccctgagctctgggagGGGTCTGGGCATGCTGTGGTCATGAAGGAGGCGGGGCTGGAGGGTGGTGTGCGTGAGGGCTGGGTTGGGGGTGCGGGGACCACGCTGTGCCTGGAGGCCTCTAACTGAATGAGTGGGACTGAGCTGAGGGGTGAACTGACAGGAAGCAGAGGGATTGGAGGTGCCACTGCTGGTGAGGAGTCAGAGAAGAGTCCTGAGCCCCACAAGGGAAGGTGGGGTCACCACACAGCCacccctctccttcttcctctccctggtTCCGCCTCTTACCGCAGGGTGGCCACGGGCGCAGCTCCTTCACTCCTCTGACCCTTggcttctcatctgtgaaatgggataataAAGGCACCTGTGCTGGCAGAGTTGTGAGCAGTTCTGACGTCTGGATGGGCATCAGCAGCGCTTGGGGCCGGGCCCCACCCCgaagcctcagcctcaggaggtcGGGGAGGAGCCTGagaatctgtatttctaacaGGCTCCGcggatgctgatgctgctggtctgtggaCCTCACTTTGGGATCCACGAGTTTAGGGCGAGGGGCCTGGCCCCCACCGATCTCCCCCAGGCCTGGATCCCCAGGCTCCTGCCAGGCTATTGCTCCTCCTTGGCCTCTGCTTCCCCAGGTGTCTACTGAGAGGAGAAGCCCCCTGAGAAGCCTGCCTGGTGCGCTGCCCCCTCCACCCAGGGCTGTACGGTGGGCGTCATGAGGCCATATGGCCGCCAGGGGGCAGCCGAGCTGCTCCACAGAGATGCTGCAGGGAGAGCCAGATAAAATACTGGATGCCCAGGTGAacgtgaatttcagataaacaacaaatactttaaaaataaaagtccgTTTTAAATACTACAAGGGGCATACTATACTCAAAAAGTGCTCGTTCATCTGAGATTCACATTGCACTGGGTGTCCTGTTTTTATGTGTTCATTCTGGCAGCCCCCGCCCATCATTCCCTGCCTCCTATGCTCAGTGCTgggcccttccctccctccctccctggcagACAGTGCTCACCTCTCACCTCCTGCACCCTGCCCTGCTAGCCTCTCCCACGGCCATCCAACCTCCTCCAAACATCCCCCGGGCCACCTGCTGAGAGCCCATCTGAACACTGTCTCCTCCCCTGTAGCCTCACCCTGGGGCCATTTGGTACCTGCCGAGGAGAGAGGGCTGTGAGTGTGGGAGAGGAgttcaggggagggagggagggtcctGAAGACAATCCCCTCTTCTCTAAGAATGCAGCTAGGAGCACAGATGGTGGGGGCCTTCGGTACCTCCTTCTTCTGCCACATTGCAGAGGGTTGATTGCTTTAATTTGCAGAGAGCTTTGTCTTCCAGAAATCAGTTTGGGGCCCCAGTGGATGGTCACCATCTGGCTAAAGGGTCCCTTGGTTCTAGAGTGACCCAGGGTCTTCCCACCAAAATAAAAGTCCTCCCCACTACCCACCCCGCCAGGAGGCAGCCTGGACTGCAGGTTCCCGCTGTGCTCTCCTCCTCCTGACCTGGACCTGTCTGTTTTGCAGCTCCCTGAGGGCCTCCTTTGACTCCTTGAAGCAGCGTAAGTCCCCTACCCTGGGGCAATGGGATCTTTTGGGACTGCGAGGCTGGTGGAGGGTTTGGGGGGACAGAAGATGAGGtgttggggctggggctgggctggcccACACAGGGGTGAGTTGTGGGTGGCTGAGGCCCATCAGATCTGACACTGGGGACCAGTATCCATGCTCTGCCCCCAGAAATGGAGAATGTGGGCAGCTCACACATCCAGCTGGCCCTGACCCTGCGCGAGGAGCTGCGGAGTCTCGAGGAGTTTCGTGAGAGGCAGAAGGAGCAGAGGAAGAAGGTGAGGCAGGTGCAGGGGGCGGGGGAGCTGCACCCCCATTGCCAGCCTCTCAGTTGCTGTGGGGGTAGGGGGCTGACCTTCCTGGTAGAGCCAGTGGAGGGcggcaggggtggtggtgggacaGCACCCCAGGCTTTGGGGCTTGAGGGTGATCTGAAGTGGGTAGGGAGGGCAGAGGCCTGGCCGCTGGCACTAAGGCCAACTCTTAGTCCCAGAGCCCCATGGAAGGTCCTTCCTGTCGAGCTGCCTCACGCCTAGGAGGATCCTACTACAGCAGACTCTAGAGGGTCTGTGGCAACTTGGCAGTGTCCAGAGGAGGCAGTCTGAGTTGTGGGGGTCACTGGAAACTGGTCTTGAGTCCAAGGATCAGGGCTGATTGTCCTGGAAAAAGGCAGACTTGCAGCCAGTCACCCCACAGGACTGCCCAAGGCTGAGGGGTCAGACACAGACTGGGGTGGGAGAGTTGTATGGCATTGCTTAGCATCCAAAGGTACTTCTCACCCATATGTAGGGCATGGCTGTCCCGAGACAGAGTGACTGCATGGAAGTGAGGTCCCCATCATGGGAGGTGTGTAAGCAGAGGCTGGCAGATGCTTGTCAGGGAGGCTGCAGGGCTGAAGTTGGATATAGGTTCCCTGGAGGGCAGGCAGGACGCAGACTGGCCTGGAGGCTGGGCTTGGGCCTGTGAGGATGGGGGCTGAGTCTCTCAGGGCCTTAGTGATGAGGGTGGTGCCCTGCATAGGGTGGGAGGGCAGCACACAGACCCGCTTCTTGCTTGGGGAGGAAGGATCATTGTAAAGTGGCCGAAGAACTGAAAATGAAAAGTCACAACTGAGCCTCGAAGGGGAAGAAGCTGTACctgaggctagggccaggctaggcctgGGTGTCCTGGCCATACCACTtcccatctctgtgcctcagtttccctctcacAGGATGGGACACGTATGTctacctcccaagtgctgggagcTCAGCCCAAGCCGTGCGCCCCTCAGTCTCCACAGACAGGGCTCCAGCTCTGGTTAGCAGCTCTGCTGGCAGAAATGTAGCGTGGCTGCCTGTGCCACCTGCCCATCTGCCAGCTGGGCTTTCAGGATTCTAAATGTGGGGTTCTGAGCAGACAGGGGGTCCCCAGAGGCCAGCCCAGGCTTGAGGTGCCGGAGCAGGCACCCTCTCTGAGCTGGGACCTGCCCACAGAGCCTGCAGAGAACCTGCCAGGAAGGAGGGACCCCGGCCCTGCTATTTTGGGCCCTCCTGTGGCCAGAGGAGCTGCACTGGCTGCAAAGGCTGTTTTGGACAGAGCACTCTTTCCCCAAGTGGCCAGGGCCCCGCAGGCAGAGCGCTGTGTTGTAGTGTGTGCCATGTGTGTCtgagcctctgtgtgtgtgtgcgtgtgccacAGAGCAAGGACACATGCTTACAGGATGGTACACACGTGCCTACGCTCCCCTGCATATGCCTGTGAGCATGTGTCCTTGTCCAGCCCTGTGCACTTGGgtgttttggggtgtgtgtgtgtgagtgcctgTGCCTCGCTGGTCTCCCAGCTGGCACAGAACCCCTCCCCTGAGACCCCAGGCACAAAGTGGCTCAGTTCTCCTCCTACCTCATAACCCAGTCATTGTCCTGGCTGTTTTGCCTTCTCTATCAGAACAGGAagcctgggaggtgaggggaggcTTTGGCCCCAGACCTCGGCACAGGGGCCCAGTGGCCACTGTGCCTGCATGTGGCCTGTGGTTGTGTGTGGGTGACTGTGGGAGTGTGTACTTGTGAGTGGCATCTGTGGGTGTGCACAGGAATGCCTGTGATCATGCATGTGGGCAGCTAGGGATGGGGCCTGTGTGCCTCCGAGTTAATGTGGAActctgcatgtatgtgtgtgccaGAGTGTACACACACGTGTGAGCGACTGTGATGCCTGCAGAGGTTCAGGGATGCAGGATGAACGACTGTGTGCGCACGTGTGTTGGGGTGGGAACTCCCCAGCTGGAGACGAAGCTCTGGCCAAGGTCTGCAGCAAGGACCTCACGGCACACCCATGCCCTGTGATTCTCTGTGGCCTTCCATTGTGAGGGTCACTGTGAAGCAGCAGGCtctgggggagggagggcagccTGTCACCCTCTCTCCAGAGCCAGGAGAGGTGCTGCGCCTCATCCCAGGGACACTCCGTCCTCTTGGCCTAGGGGAGCCTCCCGAGGCCGCGGCCCTCGGCTCAGAACCTCGTGTCCCCTGCAGTATGAGGCCGTCATGGACCGGGTCCAGAAGAGCAAGCTGTCGCTCTACAAGAAGGCCATGGAGGTGAGCGCCAGGGCCTGGGGCCGCGGCCTTCCCTCGAGGAGCAGCGCAGGTCTCAGGGTGCGATCCTGGGCTGTGGCCCCGGGCAGGGCATTTGGAACAGGCTGACCTCAGCCTTGGTCCTCGGCCTTGGGCGCACCAGCCTGCGGGGCGCTTAGGCCCGTGCTGGGCGCTATGGCCCCGTGGGGATGGTCCCGGGCCCTTCCCTTGGGGGGCTCGTGAATGAAGGGCAGATGAAGTCAGCTGGGGACTccaggggtggagggaggagggaccCCTGAGCTGGATCCTGCGAGACGCTGGACAGGAAGGGAGAGGGGCTCCTAAGAGAGCGCAGCGTGGCGAGGGGCGTGGCGAAGGGCGTGCCCTCGCCGAAGAGCACAGCCCAGGAGGCGGGGCCCGGGGCAGGCCGCGCTGTCCTCAGTGGGGAGGGCCTGAGAGCAGGACTGCCAGCAGCCCCCACGCCTTCTCCATCTCCTTCCGGACCCCCAGATCCCTGTTCCTGGTGAGGATGCCCCCACTCCACCCGCAACCCTCGCCAGGGAAAAAGGGAGGCTGGGCTAAGGGAGCCTCACTCCCGGGGACCACAGAACAGGGCTGTGCAGCCCCCAAGTCACGCCCCTCCACACCCCCAGTCCAAGAAGACATACGAGCAGAAGTGCCGGGACGCGGACGATGCCGAGCAGGCCTTCGAGCGCATTAGCGCCAACGGCCCCCAGAAGCAGGTGGAGAAGGTGCGCTGGGCTGCTGGGCTGTGTGGGTCgcccagggctgggggcagtgggggaGGCACGGAAGGGGTGCCGTAGACACCCCCAGGCAAGATCTGCATCTGGGGATGCTGCTTAGCCCTCTCTGACCCCCAgtctccccatctgtgaaatgggtttcCTAGAGAGAACCTCAGGCCACGGACAGGCAGGTCAGCTGGATCCCCTTTGCCACCGTCAGGCGGCACTCAGGGACCCATTCCTCGGTGCAGGCCCACTGAGGCCCACAGGGCGATGAGAGCAGACGCCAACCCTCACACAACCTTGGAGAAGGGCTCAGTAGGCCCATGTCacagagaggaaactgaggctcacagtaAGGGACTTGTCTAAGGTCTCAGAGCCAGGAAGCAGCAGAGAAGGGACCCCCAACTCAGGTGGTCTAGAGCCCATGCTCCTGATGCTGTGGCCCCTAGGCCAGAGTGGGGGTATCAGAGCTCCCAGAGCCCAGGAAACACATCACTCATTGCACAGACAGGaaggctgaggcccagagagggaagtgGCCTGAGGGTGAGCTGGGGGCAGTCAGTCAGGGGCTAGAGCCCAAGTCCCAGCCAGGGGGCTCAGCAGTAGTTGCACCTCTCCTGTGGGTTGTGGTCTCACTCTTCACAGGCATCCTCCTGGGCTCGGTTCCTGTCTTCGTTCCCTTTCCATGGAGCTAGCCTGTGGTCCTCTGTGGGCGGAGGTTGCTTGTGGATGATGGCATCTGCCCATAGTTGGCTCCTGAATGTCCCCCCCAGGGTGGCCGGGGAAGCTGTGACAGTCACTTCAGGTCTGCTGGGGTGGGCCCTGGCTCCTGGGGCAGGGGCTTAGCGCTGCTTCCCCTCTGTTTCCTCAGAGTCAGAACAAAGCCAGGCAGTGCAAGGACTCGGCCACCGAGGCAGGTATGTGGGCCTGGCTGCCCCGTCCGACCGGGGCGGAGGCCTGGGCGGTACTCCCCACACACACCTCCTCACCCTGGGGACACACACACTCCCCCTGGCTGCACAGTCATGGGCGCGGCGCTCTCATTCCAGATATGTGCCGTCAAAGTAAACGCTGTGTTCCTCCATTCGCCAGCCCTTCTTGGCGCTTCATGTATTCAGTCCTCACAGCTGCCCTCCGAGGTGGCTGCTGTTATTGTTCCCTttcttaacagatgaggaaacagaggcactaAAAGGACCAGTACTTGCCCCAGGTTACAGCTAATAAGTGGTGGGGGCTGCATGTGAACCCAGGCCATCGGGCTTCAGAGCCCAGGACTTGCATGGCACAGCCCCAGGAGACAGAGCCGCTCATCTctcacatgcatgtgtgcacacacactctcaAGCTCAGGCACACGCATGTGTGCACATagccttctctgggcctctgtccTTCACTTGATGCCCGAATCCTACCAACATCCTTGTCCCTGCTGGTGCCCCACCCACCAGACACAGCAcccaccctcctcccttcccctgggAAGGCCTCTCCCTTCTGCTCTGCCTTTACTGGGACTCAGCTACTCCCTCGGCTGGGGGACAGGTGACCTCCAGAGATCTGGGCACAGAAGTTGTGACCCAAGCCTGTGGGACTCCACCTCTCCTCCAGCGCCCTCTCAGCtgccttctctgaacctcagtttcccctctggaAAGTGAGGTGGGGCGCCCAGAGATGCCCAGAGGCCAATACTCTGGACTTGCATATATGAGGCTCCACTCCAGCCCTCAGGCAGCTCAGAGCACAGTTggggagcagcagcagcaccagcgTGGGTGGCCCTGACGGGCATTCAGATGAGGCCCCGCCAACTGCTAGGGCAGCTCCCATGGAGGAGGCGGGGCTCCCAGTAGGAGGAAGCATCCAGGATGGGACCTGCTGGAGTACAGGGGTGGAGGAGCTCGTGTCAGGGCCCTCCCTGAGGCTGCCTGCGCTTTCAGAGCGGGTATACAGGCAGAGCATTGCGCAGCTGGAGAAGGTCCGAGCTGAGTGGGAGCAGGAGCACCGGACCACCTGTGAGGTGAGTGGCCCACGTGGAGCCTCGTTTTCCCCAGCTGGGAAGTGTGAGACGCCCATCCCTACTCCAGCTGCTTCAAGGGGCCCAAGCGAGGCAGTTGGGGAAGGTACCTGTTACTCACTCGTTTATTCAGCCTCCTGCTCACAGGCCTGTGCTGGGCCCCGGCCCTGTTGCTTGTCGCCTGGCCTTGAGTCCTGGGCCCCTTCGTTGCAGGCAGGCGTTCTTCCACCCTTTTTGTTGAAGCCAAAACTGGGACTTGGACTAAACCCACAGCCTCTCTGGGTGCTGCCGATGGACAGGGCCTGGGGAACAGGGCTCAGGACTCCCGTCCGAGGTCCCTCTCACTACCCTTCTGCCTCGGTGTGGTGCAGCCtgaagggaggctggggcagggaccCCCTGGGcatctccacctccctccctgcagcctcagggcTGGCCCGGAGTCGGGATGGGGACCCCAGGGCACTCTCTCCTTTGGACTGGGCTTCCAGCAGAGAGGGCTGGCCTGGTCAGCTCCGGCTGAGCTGTGAATGGGGCCCAGCCTGGCCGGGCCCTGCAGCCGCCTCCTCACTGctcacctccctcccactgcCCCCAGGCCTTTCAGCTGCAAGAGTTTGACCGGCTGACCATTCTCCGCAACGCCCTGTGGGTGCACAGCAACCAGCTCTCCATGCAGTGTGTCAAGGATGATGAGGTGGGGGCTGAGGGCCTTGGTGGGGTAAGGGAGGGCAGCCTCTAGGCGGCAAAGCGCCCAGGTCCATCTGAGCTGGTCAACAAGCACCTGGTCCTCTGTGATCCAAGCCTGGCCCCAGGGGTCTCAGGCCTCAGCAGCTCAGCCTTTGCCCCCAGAACCCCAGGACAGGAGCTCAGTACCACACAGGGCCATGGCCTCTCTGCCTGGAAGATGATGACTCTGTGGTTCCCCTATCTGACTTCCTCCTTATGCCTCAGAGCCACAGAGCACCTGCTCCCTCTGccggggatgggaggggaggtggaCACAGCTGTCAGAGGTTGGCAGAAGCTGGAGGACCGTGGCTGCTCTGCTCTAGGCCTGGTGCTTGCAGGAGCCGAGGCGCAGTCCTTCCTCTGCTCCCCACATCTCCAGGGTGTTCTGGTTCCCCTTACTGAGCCCAACCTGCTGGGTGGGTCCTCCCCAGCAGAGAGGGCCCCCAGCCAGGGTCCCTGAGCTCTGTGGATGGATGCAGCCCAGCACACGGCTCTCCCGGGCAGCCCTGGCCCCCTTGCCTGCTGTGTTTCCTGCCTGACGCTCCTGTCCGGGGCTGTGGGGGTtgattttcttgttgtttttgccCAAGTGACTCgagccccctgctgcctcctcGCCTCCTTGAGGTAGAAGGGCGAGCTCTGGATCCACTCTCCTAGCCCCGAGGCCTGGCTGTGCTGCATTCTcgctgtgaccttgggcaagtcactctcctctgagtttcctcatctatccAATGGGAAAAGTGGGGTCTACCTTAGAGGAGAGGTGTGAGTTAAGTCCCTTGCACAGGGCCTTGCACACAGAAGGTGTTCAGGAAACAGGAAGCTGTCAGCCAGGGCCGTGACCCCTCAGGATCAAAGACCCCGAGCCGCGCACAATGGCCTGTGAGGAGGCCGGTGGGTGGGGGCCGCTGGCCAGAGTTCAGGCCCACAGAGGGGCAGAGTGGGCATCAGGCTGCGGCCTCTGCTCTTTCCTGCCCCAGCTCTACGAGGAAGTGCGGCTGACGCTGGAAGGCTGCAGCATAGACGCCGACATCGACGGTTTCATCCAGGCCAAGAGCACGGGCACAGAGCCCCCTGGTGAGGTCCGGCTTGCGGACAGCGCAGCCTCTAGGTGCACTGAGCCCCTGGGAAGGCCCGGCCCTGAGCCTCAAGTGCCAGGACAGGGCTGGGGTAGCTCACAGCTCCCTTCAGGGCAGAGAAGCCCTAGCAGGGGTTGTGGGGGGTTGGGTCCCAGGCCTGCTGCCTCCTCTCAGTCAAAGCTAAGGGCATGATGGCACTCAGAGGAAGAGGTGGGGATGGGGATTGAGGTGAGGAGCTCCCACGGCCCCCATTCCCCGCCTGTTTGGTTCCACTGGATCACGGGTCCAGAATATTAGGTCTTGAAGGTACCTACGGTGGGGTCTCTCATGGGAGCAAGACAGGCACCTCCCCAGGCACCAGGATGGGCGAGGGCCAGATTGGGAATGTAGGGCCCCAGCTGAGTCTCTGGCAGGGCCAGAATGGGGTGTTGGGGGCCGCCCTGGGGCTCACGGCTTGCTGTCTGCAGCTCCGGTGCCCTACCAGAACTATTACGATCGGGAGGTCACCCCGCTGACCAGCAGCCCTGGCATACAGCCGTCCTGCGGCATGATAAAGAGGTGAGGCCCCGACAGACGGAGGGAGGGCCTAAGGCTGGGCCAGGAAGTGGGTCGAGCCCCTcctctgcacctggcccttcctcgttcactgagcacctactatgtgtctgtATCTGGTGCCCAGTTTAGGTGCTGGGCACTCTGTGGAGACAAGATAGGCTCAGTTCAGCCTATGGAACCCTCAGCCAAAGGGACCCAGACACTAAGTGAATAATCACACCCCAATTATTCACTAGGGGAGGTGCTCCGAGCTCTGGGGAGGCCCCTATGCTGGCTTCCTTGTCCCTGGGGCCTCATGTGAGCCTGGTGCCCTGTCAGGCTGCAGTGGCAACGCTGTCTGGCTGGAGCAGGACTGGGGCATCTGGAGAATTCTCCAGGCTTTTCCAGGGCCCCTTCCCCGGCCTGGCTGCAGTCAAGTGCCAAGGTCCTAGTGCTGGGCCTCAATGTGTGACCTAGGCAAGTCATTCACACTCTCTAAGGCCAGGGCCCTGAGTGTTGGGGTCAGATTCAGAATCTAAGGACTCTCCTGGTTCAGGCCTTGAGTGACGAAGGTGACAGCCCATTGGGAGCACTATAGCCAGCTTAGGGAGCCCTCGTAGCCAGGCCTTTGAGGGAGGCCATGTGCCCTGTGAGCATCCACAAGGGTCTGTGGGTTTCACATGGTGCCTGTGCCCCCACCGCCATGCCACCACTCTTCAGCCACCCTTCAACCAAGAAGGCCCTGCCTCTGGGAGGTAGTGGACTGTGGGGAGAGGCTGATGCAGTTCCCGGCCCTTCCCAAGGACCAGCTCATTCCAGGGCCTCAGGAGCCCCTGGAACTTCCTactcctggaaggcagaggctcaTGGGAACCATCCGTGCTTAGAGAggagcacacacacaccctctttgAGAATCTTGTGTAAGCAgtgaccccaggaggcagcacACCCGCAGCCTCACATGCTACAAAAGCTTGTGAGACAGGCTTCCCTGTGCCTGGTGAGGACCTGGATCCCAGCAAAGGTGGTCATTTAAGCAACTGGACAAAAGAGCTCACCTGAAGCAGTATCAGGAAGGGGGGCAGAAAGGAGTGGCCCCAGAGAGGATTAGAGAGAGAGATGTCCTGCAGGGCCGAGGGAGGCCTGGCTGCTGGAGGGAGCTGGTCAGGCCTCTGGATGGGGCATCTAGAAGCCAGGCAGGGCTGGGAAGAGGTGGGGGTCAGTGACTGGGAGTCAGAAGTGTAGACAGTCTGGGGAAAAGAGGTGTGGGGCACGCAGCACAATGGCTTGGCAAGCCCTGCACACCTTTCCCCCTGCCCTGGCTGCTTCCTCCTCCTGTCCCCAGCCCCTGCTGGCTTGCACCCTGTCCTTTGCTGCCTGGGGTGCTGGCACGTGTGTCTGCCCGCCTGTGTTGGTGTCAGGCCTTCCCATGTGCTGGGTCCACGCATGTCCACCCTGCGCATGTGTGTGCACTCCTGGGGCCTTGGCCCTCGGCCCCTCATGTGGGAAAGGCCCCCCCACATGCCACCTTGAATTGCAGGGCTGCCCCCCACAGGCCCCTGAGTCATGGCTCAGCCCCTCACCTGCATTCAAGATCCCTCAGGGTCTGGTCCAGTCTCTATTTCAGTCCTGTCCCCCACACACCCAAATtggtccactccactccacaaaCCCCACCTGTGCCATGCCTCCTCCCCTGCACCTGAGCCCTCCCTCTCCTGGTCACCCACAGTGCCTCGCTCCCCCTTCTCTCCTAGTAAAGCTTCACTCATCTTTGAAGACTCAGCCCCACCCCACCAAGAAGCCCTCTCGCCTTGGAGGCAGTGTCAGCCTCTACTTGTTGAGCCCTCACTACTGCCCACTTCAGGGGGTGCCCCCAGCATCTGCCGCATCTgcctcttctgttttattttcctttattcagtAAACCTTCATGACCCCAGCTCAGTCCAGGCCTAAGCCTGGTGCAGGGGCAGGGATAAAGTAGCCCAGCGCTGTCCCGGAACTCCTGTGAACAGGGTGGCTCAGCTGGCCTGATCACCGTGGGCCCACAGGGAGGAGGGCTGGCTCAGCCCAGGCAGTGAAGGCCTCAGCAGGACACGTGAGCCAGGCTTTGTGTGGCAGTGCACCCCCCACCCCTA
Proteins encoded in this window:
- the PSTPIP1 gene encoding proline-serine-threonine phosphatase-interacting protein 1 isoform X2; the protein is MMPQLQFKDAFWCRDFTAHTGYEVLLQRLLDGRKMCKDMEELLRQRAQAEERYGKELVQIARKAGGQTEINSLRASFDSLKQQMENVGSSHIQLALTLREELRSLEEFRERQKEQRKKYEAVMDRVQKSKLSLYKKAMESQNKARQCKDSATEAERVYRQSIAQLEKVRAEWEQEHRTTCEAFQLQEFDRLTILRNALWVHSNQLSMQCVKDDELYEEVRLTLEGCSIDADIDGFIQAKSTGTEPPAPVPYQNYYDREVTPLTSSPGIQPSCGMIKRFSGLLHGSPKTTSLAASAASTETLTPTPERNEGVYTAIAVQEIQGNPASPAQEYRALYDYTAQNPDELDLSAGDILEVILEGEDGWWTVERNGQRGFVPGSYLEKL
- the PSTPIP1 gene encoding proline-serine-threonine phosphatase-interacting protein 1 isoform X4, encoding MPSSLRASFDSLKQQMENVGSSHIQLALTLREELRSLEEFRERQKEQRKKYEAVMDRVQKSKLSLYKKAMESKKTYEQKCRDADDAEQAFERISANGPQKQVEKSQNKARQCKDSATEAERVYRQSIAQLEKVRAEWEQEHRTTCEAFQLQEFDRLTILRNALWVHSNQLSMQCVKDDELYEEVRLTLEGCSIDADIDGFIQAKSTGTEPPAPVPYQNYYDREVTPLTSSPGIQPSCGMIKRFSGLLHGSPKTTSLAASAASTETLTPTPERNEGVYTAIAVQEIQGNPASPAQEYRALYDYTAQNPDELDLSAGDILEVILEGEDGWWTVERNGQRGFVPGSYLEKL
- the PSTPIP1 gene encoding proline-serine-threonine phosphatase-interacting protein 1 isoform X1, translated to MMPQLQFKDAFWCRDFTAHTGYEVLLQRLLDGRKMCKDMEELLRQRAQAEERYGKELVQIARKAGGQTEINSLRASFDSLKQQMENVGSSHIQLALTLREELRSLEEFRERQKEQRKKYEAVMDRVQKSKLSLYKKAMESKKTYEQKCRDADDAEQAFERISANGPQKQVEKSQNKARQCKDSATEAERVYRQSIAQLEKVRAEWEQEHRTTCEAFQLQEFDRLTILRNALWVHSNQLSMQCVKDDELYEEVRLTLEGCSIDADIDGFIQAKSTGTEPPAPVPYQNYYDREVTPLTSSPGIQPSCGMIKRFSGLLHGSPKTTSLAASAASTETLTPTPERNEGVYTAIAVQEIQGNPASPAQEYRALYDYTAQNPDELDLSAGDILEVILEGEDGWWTVERNGQRGFVPGSYLEKL
- the PSTPIP1 gene encoding proline-serine-threonine phosphatase-interacting protein 1 isoform X3, yielding MMPQLQFKDAFWCRDFTAHTGYEVLLQRLLDGRKMCKDMEELLRQRAQAEERYGKELVQIARKAGGQTEINSLRASFDSLKQQMENVGSSHIQLALTLREELRSLEEFRERQKEQRKKYEAVMDRVQKSKLSLYKKAMESKKTYEQKCRDADDAEQAFERISANGPQKQVEKSQNKARQCKDSATEAERVYRQSIAQLEKVRAEWEQEHRTTCEAFQLQEFDRLTILRNALWVHSNQLSMQCVKDDELYEEVRLTLEGCSIDADIDGFIQAKSTGTEPPGSLDCCTEAPRPLRWQLLLVKGIRRGPPNTLILVGRRGLPHGTDGATEALKRKCVSPNSKCGQQKEEAGPSMEKPHSSRTSRSQCPQKGEGVHVSPCS